Proteins encoded in a region of the Salvelinus sp. IW2-2015 linkage group LG27, ASM291031v2, whole genome shotgun sequence genome:
- the LOC111953614 gene encoding uncharacterized protein C21orf58 yields the protein MTDPMLDQMTRLKLRLLEKRLENERDNKDGRAESALSTRSFDGQVDALHSVLRRKKDLLQRLREQHMLEDLSRPHTWGGTGRRYRPDLLPPPVPLPPTPAPIHIYQPALAPPAPPPPQPPRIIQQMLPQQPTTFIQQLPQQQPLIQQIPPPQPYPAPRSGSIKEDMVELMLMQNAQMHQIIMHNMMLKAIPPTALSPPNPGQDVVVRSAVKPRGNPSTTITTAPANCYLPLAIPCGLDDVIAT from the exons ATGACTGATCCCATGCTTGACCAGATGACCAGACTCAAACTCAGGCTGCTGGAGAAG AGACTGGAGAATGAGAGGGACAACAAGGACGGCAGAGCAGAATCTGCCCTATCCACCA GGAGTTTTGATGGGCAGGTGGATGCGCTGCACAGTGTGCTTAGACGAAAAAAGGACCTGCTGCAAAGACTGAGG GAGCAGCACATGTTGGAGGACCTGAGCAGACCTCACACCTGGGGTGGGACAGGGAGACGGTACCGCCcagacctcctccctcctcctgtccctctgcCTCCTACTCCGGCCCCCATCCATATCTACCAGCCTGCCCTTGCACCCCCCGCTCCACCCCCGCCACAGCCCCCACGCATCATCCAGCAAATG TTGCCCCAGCAGCCTACTACCTTCATACAGCAGTTACCACAGCAACAGCCCCTCATACAACAGATACCCCCTCCTCAGCCTTACCCTGCACCACGGTCTGGGAGCATCAAagaag acatgGTGGAGCTGATGTTGATGCAGAATGCTCAGATGCATCAGATCATAatgcacaacatgatgctgaaagCAATACCTCCCACAGCCCTGTCACCACCTAACCCAGGACAG GATGTTGTTGTGAGGTCAGCGGTCAAACCAAGAGGAAATCcgtccaccaccatcactacgGCCCCAGCCAATTGCTACCTCCCATTGGCTATCCCATGTGGCCTCGATGACGTCATCGCTACCTGA
- the LOC111953377 gene encoding LOW QUALITY PROTEIN: ubiquitin carboxyl-terminal hydrolase 40 (The sequence of the model RefSeq protein was modified relative to this genomic sequence to represent the inferred CDS: inserted 2 bases in 2 codons) has product MFGSLFEEEGEGYSLAPSGGKVVKGEGEPPPPRGRVNLSGIKNQGGTCYLNSLLQTLLFTPEFREELFSLGPKELGCLEDKDKPEAKVRVIPLELQRLFVRLLLVDQQSASTADLTDSFGWNNSEESRQHDVQELNRILFSALEHSLVDTSGSGFIQHLYHGTTVNSILCKECGNISQRQEDFLDLTVCVRGVCGLEGALWDMFVEEEMFEGSNLYRCGQCDQLVTAAKSAKLRKLPPFLTVSLLRFNFDFARCERYKETGRYTFPLTINLRPFCEQTEDEDSEYSYELFSVIIHKGGCYGGHYHVYIKDMDHLGLWEPPEEDSKPKVQKKKEVRVYPEPEKDDPLSVLSSIIAQEESRSVLLDQLGQRLMDKIGSSWSKKYRKFHGPIGKFLQNHSDVFVLVNNGTRVALKANPPSPVTQPSSPAHPTPGPSSTPDPVHNNTANPQPEPGLETAPEPQGSHWFDLNDSTVTSIHERDVEKMYQGKESAYMLFYRKTLLHRPSGALRNPGYKVPPHLLEMAEEENRRLQQRREEFEASNNSVELRLHLAPRYRLENGALKPISIEQKEATNLTFDRRRTVGDLRMIIYQKQDLWEGDMALTVARSLPAGLHLYNTLTDDEVSLYSAGILTGTDLFVWNGREVCGATVQTGAEWEPVLLTVVRPSLGEEEEGEGGGVGEEGGSGLTKESRGFAGRVTLGEVREALGEPQESLLCQEKRGGEGGGEGGGASGWRVFPPGDMQRTLKELALKDGDALLVLEPQTQDSRWAAVSGDMVTXTTPSDCRWXQVEYRQREEEEEEEERGRKRRRGEGKVPASGNMHLISIFFFGGGGAVAFSWRWPGVPLANLPECQALSCVLPPTVCEELSVRDAGVRLMTSLSLCPGTTIVGCYCHDSPWVLINYCLSEIKKWDTFSALFFTHCHNLSLSFLPQEASLSELKMSHGDALVITEGRLPPKGFLKLSVWLYVEPRAYPVVSMETEVSGTAEGSTEGQRLEVMTAVGGAMVELRTVGQVLTLPALQYVCVPTPAFLRVWQLEGQRLTRILRGQQHTLRKLKLCSGVEFCVQQLLREEDLGPKEVLLRVQMGVPGERGYYPPEDLVWDASRDPSPRSLRSALASTYGLSPDSLLLAKHQPHTHTWETFSNWSQQVSKRKKKKKAESLLGAPFHLTDGDIVGVKNLLIDNNRDFSTQQDEQRLREEKEQRRKGGQGAGAEVETNQGVGPEKKMGPIKARKPEVALSINVGVFR; this is encoded by the exons ATGTTTGGGAGTCTTTtcgaggaagagggggagggatatTCTCTGGCTCCCTCCGGAGGTAAAGTTGTAAAgggggaaggggagccacctccACCCCGGGGAAGAGTGAATCTCAGCGGGATTAAAAACCAGGGAGGGACGTGCTACCTCAACTCCCTGCTCCAGACCCTGCTCTTCACCCCGGAgttcagag aggagcTGTTCAGTCTGGGTCCAAAGGAATTGGGCTGCCTGGAGGACAAAGACAAACCAGAGGCCAAG GTCAGGGTTATTCCATTGGAGCTGCAGAGGCTGTTTGTTCGTCTACTCTTGGTGGACCAACAGAGTGCCTCTACTGCTGATCTCACTGACAGCTTTGGATGGAACAACAGCGAG GAGAGCAGGCAACATGATGTGCAGGAGTTGAACAGGATTCTGTTCAGTGCCCTAGAGCACTCCCTGGTGGACACCAGCGGTAGTGGGTTCATCCAGCACCTCTACCATGGCACCACTGTCAACAGCATCCTCTGCAAAGAGTGTGGCAACATCAGCCAGAgacag GAGGACTTCCTGGACCTGACAGTGTGTGTACGTGGCGTGTGTGGCCTGGAGGGGGCGCTCTGGGACATGTTTGTGGAAGAGGAGATGTTTGAAGGCAGTAACCTCTACCGCTGTGGCCAGTGTGACCAACTAGTCACTGCTGCTAAG TCTGCCAAGCTGAGGAAGCTCCCTCCCTTCCTGACAGTGTCTCTGTTGAGGTTTAACTTTGATTTTGCCAGGTGCGAGCGTTACAAGGAGACTGGTCGCTACACCTTCCCTCTCACCATCAACCTCAGGCCCTTCTGTGAACAG ACTGAAGACGAGGACTCGGAGTACTCCTATGAACTCTTCTCTGTCATCATCCATAAGGGAGGCTGCTATGGCGGCCATTACCACGTCTACATCAAAGACATGGACCACCTCGGCTTGTGGGAACCGCCG GAGGAGGATTCCAAACCCAAGGTTCAGAAGAAGAAGGAAGTGAGAGTGTATCCTGAGCCGGAGAAAGACGACCCTCTATCTGTACTCTCCTCCATAATAGCCCAG GAGGAGAGCAGGAGCGTGCTGCTGGACCAGCTGGGCCAGAGACTGATGGACAAGATCGGTTCTTCCTGGAGCAAGAAGTACAGGAAATTCCACGGCCCCATAGGCAAG TTCCTCCAGAACCAcagtgatgtgtttgtgttggtcAATAACGGCACTCGGGTGGCCCTGAAAGCCAACCCCCCTAGCCCGGTGACCCAGCCCTCCAGCCCAGCCCACCCAACCCCTGGCCCTAGCTCTACCCCAGACCCAGTccacaacaacacagccaacccCCAACCAGAACCAGGACTGGAGACGGCACCAGAACCACAG gGCAGCCACTGGTTTGATCTGAATGACTCCACAGTGACGTCGATCCatgagagagacgtagagaaaaTGTACCAGGGAAAGGAGAGTGCCTACATGCTGTTCTATAGGAAGACACTGCTACACAGGCCTTCTGGAG CCCTGAGGAATCCTGGGTATAAGGTTCCCCCTCACCTCTTGGAGATGGCTGAAGAGGAGAACAGAAGACTACAACAGAGACG GGAGGAGTTTGAGGCCAGCAATAACAGTGTTGAGCTGCGTCTCCACCTAGCGCCGCGCTATAGGTTGGAGAACGGAGCTCTTAAGCCAATCAGCATAGAGCAGAAAGAGGCCACCAACCTCACCTTCGACCGCCGCAGGACCGTAGGAGACCTGCGAATGATCATctaccag AAGCAGGATCTCTGGGAGGGGGATATGGCTCTGACTGTGGCCAGAAGTCTGCCAGCCGGCCTTCACCTCTACAACACTCtcacag ATGACGAGGTGTCTCTTTACAGTGCAGGCATCTTGACCGGCACTGATCTGTTTGTGTGGAATGGCAGAGAG GTTTGTGGGGCGACTGTCCAAACAGGAGCCGAGTGGGAACCAGTGCTGCTGACAGTGGTTCGCCCCTCtctgggagaagaagaagagggggagggaggaggagtgggagaggaaggaggCTCGGGGCTGACGAAGGAGTCGAGGGGTTTCGCAGGGAGGGTGACtctaggagaggtgagggaggcaTTAGGGGAGCCACAGGAGAGCCTCCTGTgtcaggagaagaggggaggagagggaggaggggagggaggtggggcCAGCGGGTGGAGGGTATTCCCTCCTGGAGACATGCAGAGGACCCTGAAGGAGCTGGCCTTGAAGGATGGAGACGCACTGCTGGTGCTGGAGCCACAGACACAGGACAGCAGGTGGGcagc TGTGAGTGGTGATATGGTAA TGACAACACCATCAGACTGTCGCT TTCAGGTGGAATAccgacagagagaagaagaagaggaggaggaggagagggggaggaagaggaggagaggagagggcaaggTCCCTGCCTCTGGAAACATG CACCTGatctcaatatttttttttgggggggggggggcagtagctTTCAGTTGGCGATGGCCCGGTGTGCCACTGGCAAATTTACCTGAATGTCAAGCCCTGTCGTGTGTGTTGCCTCCCACAGTGTGTGAGGAGCTGAGTGTTCGTGACGCTGGGGTTAGGCTGATGacctccctgtccctctgtcctggAACG ACCATAGTCGGGTGTTATTGTCACGATAGTCCCTGGGTTCTAATAAATTATTGCTTAAGCGAAATCAAGAAGTGGGATACATTTTCCGCTCTCTTTTTCACTCACtgccacaatctctctctctcgtttcttccCCAGGAGGCGTCTCTCTCAGAGCTGAAGATGAGTCATGGAGACGCTCTGGTGATTACTGAGGGACGACTTCCTCCCAAG ggttttCTGAAGCTGTCAGTCTGGCTGTATGTGGAGCCAAGAGCCTATCCTGTGGTCTCTATGGAAACAGAGGTCAGCGGCACAGCCGAGGGGTCCACGGAGGGTCAGAGGTTGGAGGTCATGACtgcag tgggcGGGGCCATGGTGGAGCTGAGGACTGTGGGACAG GTGCTGACTCTGCCGGCgctgcagtatgtgtgtgtgcccactCCTGCGTTTCTGCGTGTGTGGCAGCTGGAGGGACAGAGACTGACACGTATCctcagaggacaacaacacacactcag GAAGTTGAAGTTGTGCAGTGGGGTGGAGTTTTGTGTGCAGCAGCTACTGAGAGAAGAGGATCTTGG TCCTAAGGAGGTGTTGCTGCGTGTCCAGATGGGGGTGCCAGGGGAGAGGGGTTACTACCCTCCAGAGGACCTGGTCTGGGATGCTTCTCGAGACCCTTCCCCCAGATCGCTACGCTCTGCCCTGGCCTCAACATACGGCCTCTCTCCTGACTCCCTGCTACTGGCCAagcaccagccacacacacacacctgggagaCTTTCTCCAACTGG AGCCAGCAGGTGTCCAAacggaagaagaagaaaaaggcgGAGTCTCTGCTTGGAGCGCCTTTCCACCTTACAGACGGTGACATCGTCGGTGTCAAG AACCTGTTGATTGACAATAACCGGGACTTTAGCACCCAACAGGATGAGCAGAGgttgagggaagagaaggagcaaCGCAGGAAAGG AGGGCAGGGTGCGGGGGCTGAAGTTGAGACCAACCAAGGGGTGGGACCAGAGAAGAAGATGGGGCCAATCAAGGCCAGGAAGCCAGAGGTGGCCCTGTCAATCAACGTGGGGGTGTTCAGATAG